GTATTTAATCGCTCGGAAGCCGTGCGTTTAATAAAATTAAACTAATCTTCTTTGGACGTTCTTGTTCACAATTTAAATTGTTATATTTTTACTACCATCGACTCTAATGCAAACCCTAGTCTTTTAGCTTTTTTATTATCCTGTCAAATCTATAGCTTTACAAGTTATGATTTACTTTGTTTATATTTTATCGAACATCTTCTTACTTTGAATGAGGAGGGTCTTTTTAAATCCTTCGACGAATTGAAAGCTTCTTACAGTAGCAAAAGTATTACACCTGAGAAGGAAGTGTTTCTTT
This portion of the Leptolyngbyaceae cyanobacterium genome encodes:
- a CDS encoding rhodanese-like domain-containing protein, whose amino-acid sequence is MDVLVHNLNCYIFTTIDSNANPSLLAFLLSCQIYSFTSYDLLCLYFIEHLLTLNEEGLFKSFDELKASYSSKSITPEKEVFLYCAIGGRSGYTWFVLKYLLGYSKVWNYDGSWNEWSRLPDVAIAK